From Periophthalmus magnuspinnatus isolate fPerMag1 chromosome 1, fPerMag1.2.pri, whole genome shotgun sequence:
TAAGCATTGAATCCTTGCTAACCACATTGACAAAATACTGAACTTACCCCTTTTAAATCCCAGTGAAGAAAGCTATCTCCTGCATTGTGGATTTGAACTGCTCAAACAACATGTACATTTGGGGTCATTCGCTTTtaaagacttttattttgaaagagaTACTGAACTGGCACCATTGCACTTAAACAGGGGACTGGCCATGCATTTTGAACAGTGTCTATCAAAATAAAGCctgatttttcttctttttacgAAGGAAACTTTAAGATTTAGGCTTTACTCAGGGTTTGTACATAGCTTCTTgtagtaattgtacttttttgttcaaatgaattTTGTTATGCTTAGAGAGGACACAATAAACTTTTAAGGAACTCAAAAATGGTTACAAGGCGGGTACTACACtgcaaaataatttaatatacaTATGTTTAAATTACTTGAGTTAAAAATAATTCTAAATATTGATTAAGTGCTGTTCATTGGTTATTTCTGGCAATAACAGTTTATCTCCCTAGAGTTATATAGtcccctgtcctccatctgaaattagaACATGAATGCAATTTGGTAAATACCTagatgaagtaaatataaagagTATAAACCAGTCAAAACTACTCGAATCAAGGTAATTATTTTGAATTCAAGCACTTTTTAACTTATGTAGATTGCCATtttgcagtgttctggatggaTTTGCATGGATAATTTTTCCTACATTTTTCCAAAGAGCATCCGATCTGCTTTGGACATCTGCAAGAAACGAAGGAACATTTTGGAGTTCAATAGTGATACCTTTTCACTCCTCAATGTAAAGCAATGAGACAAGCGTTATGACACATGTTGAAGCCCGAGTAGTGCATAATAGGACCTATATCCTAATGTACAGTGTTGAATGTACTTAACCTTTGGATGTTTAACCTGAACAGGCCTTTTAGTGTCATATTTCATCATCAAAACAATGCAGTCACGTGTCCACTTCACTTTAACTCTTAAAACCTGTACAATGACTGACCCAAAGacttgaaataaataagaaatggACCTGCTGTTTTTCTGTGTACTGCAATAAGGGAATTTCtgctggtatagtcctggtctagtccttgtccaGTCAagatttagtcccaattttggtGTGTGAACGCAGCGTAAGTTAAATCAAGTAAAAATTATTtgagaaaacaataaaaaacaaaaaattatccaattttatacatatattctTATTTTagcaactatatatatatatatatatatatatatatatatatatatatatatatatatatatatatatatatatatatatatatatatatatatatatataattcatattgtgaattatatatatatatatatatatatatatataattcatatTGTGAATTGTTAGAATTTTGATCCCATACCAGATGTTCCCTTTTGCAGTGTTGCTGTAATCATCATCCCATGCCTGAACTCTTTCTTGTTCTCTTGCTCTCTGTACCAAATGTTTGTCTGTGTAAATCTCAAATGTACCCAAATGCCTcactgtaaaatattttattttgaacaaaaataaacactataTGAGATAAGGTTATAACGGGGATTTATTTCATGTGATTTAATGCAAAGAATAAACCCATTTattataaatgcaaataaattacATTGTAGTACATTGCATTTTACATATACAAGCTGTTTTTCCTGGAATAACCATAAACTAACGTAAAGTGCCATTAAATAAAGGCAAATTATGCTTCAGGATCACtgaatttttgttttcaaaCCTAATTTTGTAGTGTTCTCAGATGGTAAACACTATAGCATTAACGATTAAACACCactcaaaacacagtggactgGGTAATTAGTTATTGTTCTTAGAAACCTAAAAGGGGACACCATGTAGGTTAATTTATAAGAGAATCAGGTAAATAAAGCCAACTTTAAAGGAACAGTAGGTAAgattttaaatttgataaaCATGACCCATCTGTGTCCTCATAcaaagtaaacatgttcaagtcaaatttagatttttgctAATAAcagttgtaatgctgatttattcttcattacaaaaaacattggacatgatgttataatttggtatttagattctcaagacaattatccagtcATAAAGCAGAAGGAGTCTCTCATCTGGGGTGCCAGGCTTTTAacactctgatctgaatcctcactacctaaacctcagcacctgcagctgatcaattcagtgagtgaattctggagaaTCTGAGCTTTGTGACGTGTCCCTATACTTAgaatgacaaaaacttgtatgtgtcctctatctgcagattTCAGTATTGGTAACTAACATTGTTGTGATTGTAAAAACAGTGCAGGacacatacagttcctttaccCTGTCAAAGCCTTCTGTGCACTTTTGCTCGCTCCTGCTCAGAGCCTTGTTGTTGCTgtatttgttgttgtagttgatTTGATTGTTGAAGGTCTGTGGCTCGTACCATCATCACCACAGACTTTATGGAATACCACCAGCCCCTCCATGTGTACCAGATCACCCCGTCATCACTCTGCGCTTGGTATGGCCCACTGTAATAATGGCCATTCAGATTACCTGCGCCACACCTGCACAAGAGAGATACAGAAAAATGATGGTgtcatttgcatgttctccttatgTCTGGGTGAGTATCTTTCTCATTACTTCcaaatacatattttcaaaaaaattacttaaaggTGTCTTAACTTGTCTCGTTAAGTCATATATGACTTGACATATTGACATATTgacaaatgtggccctccacatcatttcatgtggccctcgacagggtaaactgaacggtatgatggtcttaaaatgtaattttatcaggagatcagcagttacacagcgacatttttacatctaggcaaatgcatatgcaatatttgtaacttgaacaagtaataaacacagaaacagttaattaacaagttaaaaaagtagttagatttattttacatccggtcctttgaaggcagctattttgccaatgtggcccccggtgaaaatatgtttgacacccctgttctaagtgtgaaaggtacactatgtagcTTTCCTGATGGGGGTTCCAAcacctgcgtgtctccatggagataatattgctttgcctagaaacaGTATAGCAGTATATTGTCGTAAAGCTGGCAAATCGGACCAAGAGACGCAAGACTCGGggaagatttacagtgtttatttacaggtttatgtttatttattaaatatgggaCAGTGCACGTTGATCAACATGTTAGTACAGCATGTAAAAGTGCCAGAGTTAGCCATGCAGGCTAattttcatccgtagtcccattgacaggttgatggcaagacaaaaaaaaaaaaaaattgtggtgAAAATACAATCAATAATGTGGGTTGATCTGACAATGGGACAGGAGCAAGGTGCGGGTCAGGATCCAGGGGCAGGACGGGGCATGCGGAAGAGATGGCGCTGGAGCGGGGAGCAAGATGCGAGCCGGGGTCCGGGAGCCTGGGGCGCAGAGGCGGAGACAGGTCGACCAgagccagggagaagagcagggtgcAGAGTGGGGTCCAGAAATGTAGAATgcagagacaagacaagactgtaccaggactggggagcaggagcagagccgggagcgCGGGAGCTGGGACAGTCCAGAGAGAAGGATGTTgacacacggacgatctggccaTCTGGTCtgggctcctcttatccacggcaggtggtgttgattgcactgataagctgcaggtgcgcacgggaggagtcaggggctcagcccagctccggctccgGCAGGTGGGAGGAAGGAAGGGGCAGGAAAGGAGACAAAACATGGAGCGGAAAGTGCAGATCGTGACATATATAGCATCAATATCCACATCCATATTTAAATCTGGCCCTGTGGCATAGGACTGGACCAATGCAGCCATTGGTGAAACAAATGCTCATAAACAAATGTCTATAAAACATATGCTACTGTAATCTATTACGCTAGATTTTTCAACTCTGGCATTTGACGGCTGGGGCGAAAACCCTAATGGTAGACTAGTCTACCATTAGACTTTTCATGTAAGCCATGTAAATATctgtaactgaaaaaaatgcaagctagataagtttaatgcaatactgtggaacattctagcacagagcacctttaagtAGTAATAAAAGTATAGTGTAATAAATGTAATTGTGAGGTCCTGACCTGCTGAACCACCATCCTGCTCTGCTTTGTCCAATGCACTCTGTGTCTTCATCTGAGATTACATTGGGATGATCAAAAGTGCTGAATTTAACATCAGATGGACCAAAGGAGTTTCCTGCATTTCCACTGTACTCCCCCAAATGCAGCTGGTATGCATcctgaacaaataaaaacaaataaataactttactgTATTAGTAAACATTCAGTTTTATTAGTGCAAATCCAGTCACTGCGTTGAGGTCAACATTGtgcacaaaatgtatattaatgccaagCACTCCATGTCAGAGTTACGCAAGACTTACATCTCCACCACTTTACATCATGGCTGCCCCTACGTCGCAACCGCCCCTACATCACAACCATTCTTACATCAATAGTCTATGACCAACAATTTTTTTTCAGCACACTTTAACCAAAACCCAAGTACTTCTATAACTAATATTggatgttgccatggtaacacaaGTGCAAATAGAGGGAAGtcctctttggcttttttgttcaatatGTCTGTGCCAAACTTCAATCGTCTATGACAAACACcatcctccccccaaaatcagtgtCTCATTCATTCCAATGTGACATTTTCTAACATTGCATGGTTGGAGGTTGCAGGCGTCCTCATTGGCTTTCAAGTTTAATGTGAAGATTATGTTTATAAAATTTCAATGGTCAATGACAgactaatatttatttattttttcacagttaACTGAAAACCATGTGTTTCTATAACAAATGCTGgaaaaaatataactaaatgAGGACAAATCTGCTAAACCTAAATCTGtaaaactaattttacataatagatatagatataacaTAGACTGTAGTATTACAAAAACCACATATTTCCCCTGTCTTATCTTCATATTTGAGCCATATTGAATAACTAGCGTACCCACAGATAAGCCTGAATGCAAACATACAGTACCACCAGACAGCCTTGAGGAATAGTCCAAATACATGGACTCTacgataaataataatagtgttaTTAATATGTGCTGTACCTTTTCACCGTCCACTTTAAAATTCTTGTATTCTGCAAAACGCTGGTTGTTCTCAAAGTCCTCCATGTTGATGCGCAGTTCATATTTtcctaaaataaatcaaattgtgaATGTTAGACTGTTATGTTCCAtactggttcaatcctggtcaAGGTAAATGTCTGGGTTATTGCAGTTGCTGAGGTGGTTATGGGTTAGTCCTGCATtcatccaggtttagtctgccTTTACTTCTCATCTAGGCCTGGTTTAATTCCTGTTTACTCCTGGTTGAGTCTTTTTTTAGACTTGCTTTAGTCCACCTTTAcgtctggtttagccctggttaatcCTGATTTAGGCTGGATCCACACTTGTTCTGGTTTAATTGGTTTGAGCTCAGTTTAGGCctgatatagacttggtttggtccttttcATCCTAcctaacattttaaaggcatctgccatctgcttgagTCCATGGAatagatgccatactgtggaaaattgcaggaaaagcaataacatgaccAAGGACACAAGCATAGGCAggccctctaccagaaaatgtacataatgCGCCTTTAAAAGCAGATTATAACCAAACTTAATAAAACTCTACACTGACCCTGTGAGGTGAGATAGTGCAGAGGATCGTTGCCGAGCCAGAACTCTCCACTGGTGGAATACAGGTCTCCAAATCCCCGTTTATACTCCACCCAGGCCCTGAACACCACAACCATAAGACACAATTTCATAAAGATAAATCTTAGTTTTTCATATTAATACAATTGGTGAGCTTTTTCCTAATTTTGTAACCAAAAAACTCCAAATATGCACAGCAGGAAGGACAAAACCTAACTCAAGGATGGGCCAATGCCCACCCAAAGTTGTCAATAAACTTTCAAGTAGGTACgtcttgattaaaaatgaagcaataaataaaatcagtgttttttaccccaatattttttcattactttcctATTGCGAAGTATTAATGATTTGTTAAACATATCAAACTGTAACATTCTAAGTACACTTTGtataaagtattttgtgcagttgGGGCTGTAGTGAAGATCTGCTAAAATAGATTTAACTTACTATCTTTTCAAAAGGTTGTATAGCCATTTTAGGTCATAATAATTACAATGACATTGGTACATATATTTACTTGTCGAAGCTCTCTGTTCCATCTGTTCTCCTCTGAAACACAGTCCAGCCTCCTCCATCCCTCATGTCGCAGTAAACAGTCAAGGCAGAGGGGGCACCATCAGGTCGAATCACGTACAAACCACTGGCCACGTTTCCATCTGAAAAAATCTCTGAGCaatctataaaatataaaaacagagaacataaataaataatacataataaatgttcaaatttcaGGAGTCAGAGACACGAGAGGTTAGAAGTGCCAAGCTAGTTCTACAATgaagaaagaaaacacacaaagaaagcaTGCAAATCAcacagaaaggaaaaaatatacatacaacATTGATGATCAAAATAAATGTTAGTATTAAATGTACATATTCATTGGTTGCTGATTACTGTCAGGACACATttctattatattatattatattatatatcatatatacgtataattacattttataattacattttatatttagagAGCAATACTTTTTACTGATTCGTAATGAAGTTTTCATGTAGTCAGCATATTCACTTCACTATTttgttgaaaagaaaatcacatgtgggttgtttttttttttgcttgatgGGAGATGAAGAGtgatttaacttaaaaaatggTTACCGGTACTAAAGCTACAAGGAGAGTCACCATGTTTTATCATAAGAACAATAGCTACCATACGAACTTTAAATTAAGAATGGTTTGTCAGCTGTACTCATACCTCTGTATAAATTCCCAGTCCCCAAGAATGAGTTGGGGATACTTTGCAGCTGTGAGGCCTGTGAGTGGTGGAGCTCTTGGATATATCTGTGCTGTTCTCTGACAATCTCCATCAAACCCAAAACCTCTGCCTCCAGCTGAGACACCACCTCTGCACACGGCGCTGGGACCTGGAACACACAGGGGTAATGAAGGAGAGAATAGTTTGTGTTAAATAGTTAGCGTTCATGTCCTAGAATAAGGACGTGACATCACAACTTTCTAAACTTCctatagtttttgtttcatgaggaTAGATCCTGATACAGATAATAATCATAAGCGAGGTCCAtaaatctgtaatctgacacttaaccagcaaattccaccatagatttCTGGttagtttaattttaaaatataggaattttaaaaagttgtgtTGTTGCAGTGATATATAATTTGCAGTTTAATTTCCAAAATGCAGATCTGCTGACTTGCTTTGTGGTTAATATCTCACTAAATAATTAAGAAACTACATTTCAATATAGCACTGGACATTACCTACTTAAAACATACTAGGTGGGCTGTAAATAATGGACACATTTATATaagattaataaataaaatataaaatataaatataaaaaatataaaaataatatttcttaCCGCCATTGAAGTTGCATAATGCAGTAAAACGGACAACAAATATTGTAGCATTTTCCCTTCTGTTCTCCAGacgcccctctctcctcagcaAAACCTTTTGGAACTGTCTCATGGCTTCAATTTGTTTTAATCTGTCCTCCTGGAGGTAACAAAGCAGAACCAATGCCATCTTGTGGTTGGACAAACACTTCTTGCTCCATTCTTATCCCCTAAAAGAGAGATGATACAAGATACAATTACCTGAAATACGACATATACATATGAAACATTCCACTTTAGTAAGTCGGTAGCCGTACATTTTTTGTTGAATAGACACTTTTGCATGCAGTATCTAGAaaagtgtggctttaaataattTAGTATACAGCTTAACTAGTTATTTTGGATTTACATTCTTTATCTTTGTCATTTAACTTTATCCTTACtgctactttttaaaatgtttaggtCCAATAGGCTGTATTCATGTTCTAGTATTTCATGATATCATaatggagggcaggggtctcatatctatgggagattcactgctTTTGGAAGAAGTATCCAAATTTACAATCTACAAACGTTTAACTTTATCATTACATGTTTACGACTGGCTCCAAAAacctgcaaaaaaaataattttacttttgtttatttatacttatAGAGAAGACCTTAAAGCcagcttttgtttcatgtggataggcccaatAATGACAGACACTGATAaatcaggtcaacaaatctgtaatctgatggtcaaacagcaaattccaccaaagAATTCTATTATATGATTGTAGAGTGTTGTGATGTGAACCTAACCTGGTCTTATAATATGCaactaacattaaaacattcatACAGACAACAACCACTGGAATAAGAATTAACGtaatttttctattttctgtGCTTAGAATccattcactgtaaaaatggCAAAAGACTTCACGACAATCGCATTTTGGTTTATTCTTTAACGGACTTCTTCACGGCAAAAAGTCAAAAGTGCGACTCCGGTGGgactcgaacccacaacctttgaATCACTGCTCAAGTGTTAACTAGAAGTCCAATGCGCTATCCATTGCGCCACGGAGCCACCTGTTGAATGGAGAGAAAggtataaatataaagacaaaaacGTGGTGTGAGACGTctgttaaaaacacatttttgtcttgCTTTTCCGCACAGTAGCTGCTCTCTTCTATGTACCAATCTAGTATTACATCCACGCATCGGTAAGACGTCGGTAAAGCAACATTTGCAGTAACATTTTTCTGTATATAGAGCTTAAATCTCAAGTACCTTTCCTCTTAGAATAAATCGTACTGTCTAAGATGGACATTATCACGACTGAATAATAATTGTCTTACCGTGACCAGGTACACGCAGCAAATCTTGAACACTAAATCTGTTTATTTACAGCAAAACATGTCTACAGTTACTGACTGACTAAATGAAAGCGGCAAAAAAATTAAAGACATCATATTTTTGGTACTGCAACATGAAATTTGAGACGACCCATCATCATCTCGAAAACCATGAATCTGCCCCAACCCACCTGAACTTCCGTCTTGCATTTCAGAATAAAATTACAAAGGAGAAATGGATTTTAGTTTACACACGGGCTACAGCTTTGTTGGAAATTTAAGAGTGTATTCATGGTTTTAGGTTAATTTGCCTGATTATGAATACGCTGTGTAATGCTCTTATTTGGCAACTCCACGTGTTTGGGCCTCATTTACAGACGATATCACACTTTTAATTTACGGTTTGCAGCACGTATGTTTAAAATAAGTCAAGTGTATGACTTTTTGTTGATCCGTTAAAGAAACTGTAACATTTGACCTGTTTTCGTGGTACATTTAATATGAATGTCACATTAGAAGCCCCTTTAAAGGGCCTAGACTCTTCTAGTCACTGTTTTAGATCACTAATGcgcatttttttttcctgtatttatcTTAATGCACAcatgttttgtgtaataaaaatgtgctCAGGAACACCGGTTTATGTCGCCATCTAGTGCTTTACAACGCCATTGTTCTTTGAACTACATAACTGTATAAGTAATACAACCTAAAGGTTATACACGATGACACAATCGAAAATTACTATCAggtttaacaaaatataatatattgtgCATGGCAGAATCGATTTGTTGTCAAAGGGTCGAAGCTGAATGACATGTCAGTGAGTGAATTATTTAACAGACCAAGATCACAACCAAACGGTTCAGCTGTTGgattttaaagcaaaaatataagcattttgctttgcttttctaGACACTAAAGGACAGGCCCAGCCAACATTACGCAGTGGCCTCCATGTGGGTACTATATGGGTCTTCTTAAAAGGGCCTCAAGTGGGTTTGTCCATGGGTTTATGAAGGTTCTATATGGTTTAGCCCACACTGGGCCCACAACCAtattttgactttgtttaattttaatacAATTACAGGCATCCTGACATGAACGGAACTACATTACTGTTTGACATGTCTGTCTTCATAACTAGACTGGAAACGGCTCTTCCCAGAGCCCGgatagctcagtcggtagagcatcagacttttaatctgagggTCCAGGGTTCAAGTCCCTGTTCGGGCGAAAGCTTTTTAGCGtctgaaaaaaatctgtgttattaaCTGTGAATGTTACACAAGCTTCATACCACTGCATTTACCACATGTGTTTATATGTATATTGTGTTTCTGCTACCAGACTATTCCAAGACAGGTCCGTCCGTCCGTTTGGAAACACTTCCTTCAGAGTGTTAAACTGCACCTTTAGTTAAATTGCTGTATGGTTGTTGTAGACCTCGGCACAGCCGCCATCGATATTATTTGTACTGTGCTCCACAACAAAACTCTTGTTGTTAAACGTGTGGATGGCACATCTAGAGAatgcagtttaaatgttttctgtCACTAACACAAACCTTTAACGTCTAATGTCTGTCAGAGGTTActttcttgcttgtctccaaaaTGCCTAAATGGCATTTATTTGTCTGCTTTTGCAAAAGATCTCCATGAAGGCAACCAGGTGGAGACCAGATTTAGATACTGCAAGAGCGCCTATTATACGGTGTGGCTCTACAAAATCATTTAATGCTGTTTACAGTTTACTACAGCTACATGATCAAGTTAGATATGTTTATAGTTTTGTTCGGGGTTCTCTTCCAGACAGCCATGCCTTTTCAGGACATAAACTGAACATTGGTCAATGGTCGCGCCATTCACCTGGATCCAGCGTAATAATTTGAATTACGTAAACACAACTGTTCAATTTACCTCCATTTATGTAAACTCAACTGTTTAatttttatcacatttattttatattcctgTCGCGTAACGGTCAGTGACTCTCCTAAACTGTAGGTGGCGCCAATCTGTAGAAACTAAACAGAAAACGACCGGAACGCGCGTGGGCTTTGTAAACAAACATCACGGTCCTGTGCTACTACCTTTACCGCGAGTAGAAATTTAATAACTGTACCAGAGTAAATACCTTTTAATAGCTGCGCAATGGATGAGCTGAGACTGGCTCTGTGCGCTCTGGGGGCTGCTCTTTTGTTGGAGGAGGACCGGAGAAGAGGACATTTACCCAGTCGAGACGGGGGCAGTGGTCCAAGAGATGCCCTGAGTCTAGACAGAGATACCCGCATCACAAATAGCTCACGCCTCGCCAGAAAACCCCGCTCTCTGTTCTCCAAACGCGCCTCCTTCGAGCAGATGCGAAAGGTCCCCAGTCCCCGGTCCCGTAAAACCGAAATCAAGAGAAAACGACGCCAATGGGTCCAGTCCTGGAACCAGCTGAGACCCACGTACGGTGAACACTACCCTGCTCTGGGCTGCGAGGAGGGGACTCCGGATTTCAGGCACTTTACTCGGATGTTCCCTGAGCAGTTTGATGCTTTGGTGGAGAAGGTCGCGCCCATTATTCACAGAAGGAATACGAACTTTCGAGCGAGTATTTCTGTGGAAGAAAGGCTCATTGTGACGCTGCATTACCTCGCTACAGGTAAGAAAGTGATCTCTGGATATGACGTGtaagttttaaattattattagtatttatgTGATTAAATGTAGCCTACATTTATTTCAGAATTTGTATcgatattacaaaaaaataataataataataataatagtaatttgaATCTACAAGTCAGGTAAGGGTTATCATAAGAGTCTGGACatacatctgatttataattttcatAGTTCATATattaaaaggacaaaataaagcacaaaaatatCTCAACACAGACTACACAATCTCAAGGAGCAAGAAACAATTGAAGAAATAATCTAATCAAGTAGGAAAATCTCCAGTCCAAATCTTCCTGTGTTCATATCCCACAGCTCTTGAAGTGTGTTTACATTAGTCACATGTTTTCTGTTATTATGATTCATAATAGTAAAATTATCGTACtactatttaattttttgttctttgttatgaataattattttactttgGATTAGTCAGTTACTGTGTTTCATTCTGATTTTGTAATTCCAGGTGAAGGCTTCAAAAGTCTGTCTCACTTCTTCCACATGGGAAACACCACAGTTCGTTTGTTTGTACCTGAAACTCTTCGAGCCATTTACCGAgttttaaaagacaaatatgtcaaggtgtgtttttgtttagtttaacagtaaaataatataataataataataaaataatcttcTGCTAAAGTTGGTTTGTAGGTCATACAAAACACACGGCtcacaatataataatatttaactATTACAATA
This genomic window contains:
- the LOC117369659 gene encoding fibrinogen-like protein 1 isoform X2; this translates as MLQYLLSVLLHYATSMAVPAPCAEVVSQLEAEVLGLMEIVREQHRYIQELHHSQASQLQSIPNSFLGTGNLYRDCSEIFSDGNVASGLYVIRPDGAPSALTVYCDMRDGGGWTVFQRRTDGTESFDKAWVEYKRGFGDLYSTSGEFWLGNDPLHYLTSQGKYELRINMEDFENNQRFAEYKNFKVDGEKDAYQLHLGEYSGNAGNSFGPSDVKFSTFDHPNVISDEDTECIGQSRAGWWFSRCGAGNLNGHYYSGPYQAQSDDGVIWYTWRGWWYSIKSVVMMVRATDLQQSNQLQQQIQQQQGSEQERAKVHRRL
- the LOC117369659 gene encoding fibrinogen-like protein 1 isoform X3 — its product is MLQYLLSVLLHYATSMAVPAPCAEVVSQLEAEVLGLMEIVREQHRYIQELHHSQASQLQSIPNSFLGTGNLYRDCSEIFSDGNVASGLYVIRPDGAPSALTVYCDMRDGGGWTVFQRRTDGTESFDKAWVEYKRGFGDLYSTSGEFWLGNDPLHYLTSQGKYELRINMEDFENNQRFAEYKNFKVDGEKDAYQLHLGEYSGNAGNSFGPSDVKFSTFDHPNVISDEDTECIGQSRAGWWFSSLSVQSTPPAVDKRSPDQMARSSVCQHPSLWTVPAPALPALLLLPSPGVAQVI
- the LOC117369659 gene encoding fibrinogen-like protein 1 isoform X1: MLQYLLSVLLHYATSMAVPAPCAEVVSQLEAEVLGLMEIVREQHRYIQELHHSQASQLQSIPNSFLGTGNLYRDCSEIFSDGNVASGLYVIRPDGAPSALTVYCDMRDGGGWTVFQRRTDGTESFDKAWVEYKRGFGDLYSTSGEFWLGNDPLHYLTSQGKYELRINMEDFENNQRFAEYKNFKVDGEKDAYQLHLGEYSGNAGNSFGPSDVKFSTFDHPNVISDEDTECIGQSRAGWWFSSLSVQSTPPAVDKRSPDQMARSSVCQHPSLWTVPAPALPALLLLPSPGTVLSCLCILHFWTPLCTLLFSLALVDLSPPLRPRLPDPGSHLAPRSSAISSACPVLPLDPDPHLAPVPLSDQPTLLIVFSPQFFFFFVLPSTCQWDYG
- the LOC117369669 gene encoding uncharacterized protein LOC117369669 isoform X2; this translates as MDELRLALCALGAALLLEEDRRRGHLPSRDGGSGPRDALSLDRDTRITNSSRLARKPRSLFSKRASFEQMRKVPSPRSRKTEIKRKRRQWVQSWNQLRPTYGEHYPALGCEEGTPDFRHFTRMFPEQFDALVEKVAPIIHRRNTNFRASISVEERLIVTLHYLATGEGFKSLSHFFHMGNTTVRLFVPETLRAIYRVLKDKYVKCPETAEEWQGVARGFQSEWDFPNCVGALDGRLLNICPPFENAESTSPKECRV